The genomic region TCCAGATCGGCCTCCATAATCGTCTTATCCACAATCTGCTGCAACTGCTGGTCCTTCAAGTTGCTGCCGACCATCATCTTCAGTACTATGAAGAGCTCGCCATTGCTGATGTAGCCGTCGCGGTCGATGTCGTAGACTTTGAAGGCGAAGCGGAGCTTCTCTTCCTTGTTGCCTTTGGAGCTGAAGGCGCTGAGGCCAGAGACGAATTCTTGGAAGTCGACGTCGCCGCCGCCGTCTTCGTCGAAGATGGCGATCATGCGCGTTGCGAGGGGATTTGAGGAGACTTGGGGGAGAGAGAGGAATTCGTCGCGTTCGATTGTGCCGGAGTTGTCCTGGGAGGGGGTGTTAGGAGGTGAAAGGTGGAGGGAGGCGGGTATGGCGTACTTTGTCGAGTTTCATGAAGCGTTTTCTTAGGCGGTCGACCTCATCTCTGTCGACTGTGCAGCAAATATGATCAGCACGTGGTCATGTTTCAGCTGAGCGAGTGAGGTAGTTCTGTGGGAGAAGTGCGAGCATACAATTTGAGCCGCTGACGATGCTGTCGAGCATCTGGGAGTTTGCGTTGCCCATGTCGACGTCG from Fulvia fulva chromosome 2, complete sequence harbors:
- a CDS encoding Calcineurin subunit B, translating into MGNGIQYNSRQPTHSPPQQQHDVDMGNANSQMLDSIVSGSNFDRDEVDRLRKRFMKLDKDNSGTIERDEFLSLPQVSSNPLATRMIAIFDEDGGGDVDFQEFVSGLSAFSSKGNKEEKLRFAFKVYDIDRDGYISNGELFIVLKMMVGSNLKDQQLQQIVDKTIMEADLDHDGKISFEEFTKMVENTDVSMSMTLDQF